In one window of Pseudoliparis swirei isolate HS2019 ecotype Mariana Trench chromosome 15, NWPU_hadal_v1, whole genome shotgun sequence DNA:
- the tnfrsfa gene encoding tumor necrosis factor receptor superfamily, member a: MNFDPVVGNPSLLVAAALLVGLVCHAADPPASQWAGDEHKNLTLRRHRTCVENEQYLHQELCCLNCEAGTFVQKGCDRDQEQGTCLPCEHGQTYTEHSNGMNRCLPCTHCRSDEIQTAPCTTTTDTSCQCQPGTFCIPDQACEVCKRCAKCKSGEEEVKSCTPFSNTKCRKRDLSPTETTTALPTPTPTSPADIVSPICISLTIIILAFLASLALWWWFIFKRRSCEIPCSRSQCEASEIVKIPIDESGDTAEERQNNQNAGLEGEESRPESRPLLQETGLTKASPPLEDEDRGLGDSLPNTTSSSQTSLSATPTASSSDNPPNTPQQSPAALRLPPADMDDPLQHRLVPLQGSERSLKKSFDLFDEFLDVRIHNKFFRMIGVSDNHIRIAENGAPGDKVYELLKNWMQRQGLKADINDLLEALLSMDQRRSAESIASAALLRGYYKHADAP; encoded by the exons CTGTTGGTGGCGGCGGCGCTCCTCGTCGGGCTGGTGTGTCACGCGGCCGACCCTCCGGCGTCTCAGTGGGCCGGCGACGAACACAAGAACCTCACCCTGCGGCGGCACAGGACGTGTGTGGAGAATGAGCAGTACCTCCACCAGGAGCTCTGCTGCCTCAACTGCGAGGCCG GGACCTTTGTGCAGAAGGGATGCGACCGAGACCAGGAGCAAGGCACCTGTCTGCCCTGCGAGCACGGACAGACCTACACGGAGCACTCCAACGGGATGAACCGCTGTCTGCCGTGCACGCACTGCCGCTCAG ACGAGATCCAAACTGCACCCTGCACCACGACGACAGACACCAGTTGCCAGTGCCAACCGGGTACCTTCTGCATCCCGGACCAGGCCTGCGAAGTCTGCAAACGCTGTGCCAA GTGTAAatccggggaggaggaggtgaagagctgCACCCCGTTTTCGAACACGAAGTGTCGCAAGCGGGATCTGTCCCCGACGGAAACCACCACGGCTCTCCCCACGCCGACCCCGACTTCCCCGGCGGACATCG tTTCACCCATCTGCATTTCCctcaccatcatcatcctcgCCTTCCTCGCCAGTCTGGCTCTGTGGTGGTGGTTCATCTTCAAGCGGCGCTCATGTGAAATCCCAT GTTCAAGGAGCCAGTGTGAGGCCAGTGAAATTGTGAAGATTCCTATC GACGAGAGCGGCGACACggcggaggagagacagaaTAATCAGAACGCCGGTCTGGAGGGCGAGGAGTCCCGCCCGGAGTCCCGCCCCCTGCTGCAGGAGACCGGCTTGACCAAGGCCTCCCCTCCCCTGGAAGACGAGGACCGGGGTCTCGGAGACAGCTTGCCCAACACCACCAGCTCTTCTCAGACCAGCCTGTCGGCCACGCCCACCGCGTCCTCCTCCGATAACCCCCCGAACACCCCGCAGCAGAGCCCCGCCGCCCTCCGGCTGCCGCCCGCAGACATG gacgaccctctgcAGCATCGCTTGGTGCCTCTCCAAG GGTCAGAAAGGTCCCTGAAGAAGAGCTTCGATTTGTTCGACGAGTTCCTGGATGTGCGGATCCACAACAAGTTCTTCAGAATGATCGGGGTCAGCGACAACCACATTCGGATCGCGGAGAACGGCGCCCCCGGCGACAAAGTGTACGAGCTGCTGAAGAACTGGATGCAGCGGCAGGGACTGAAGGCGGACATCAACGACCTGCTGGAGGCGCTGCTGAGCATGGACCAGCGGCGCTCGGCCGAGAGCATCGCCTCCGCCGCCCTGCTGAGGGGCTACTACAAGCACGCGGACGCGCCCTGA